In Terriglobales bacterium, the following proteins share a genomic window:
- a CDS encoding PilZ domain-containing protein, whose translation MQSSTPKGDFSERREWPRISLPIPVYIRAQTEGDQAVSELTTAVNISAGGFLIATRRYLASGVPLSVEVPPAPFPSSTGLASSERIFSAKSVRVVSVEGYYLVGIRFDAPLASGADETS comes from the coding sequence GTGCAAAGCTCCACACCCAAGGGCGATTTCTCTGAGCGAAGGGAATGGCCACGCATTTCGCTACCTATTCCGGTGTATATTCGCGCGCAAACCGAGGGTGATCAGGCAGTTTCTGAACTGACCACAGCGGTAAACATCAGTGCAGGCGGTTTCCTGATTGCAACCCGACGCTACTTGGCTTCCGGAGTGCCGCTTTCAGTCGAAGTACCTCCCGCCCCATTTCCATCAAGTACAGGCCTGGCTAGCAGCGAGCGGATCTTCTCTGCGAAATCTGTGCGGGTGGTTTCTGTAGAGGGCTACTACCTGGTCGGCATACGGTTCGATGCCCCGCTGGCGAGTGGTGCCGACGAGACGAGTTAA
- a CDS encoding HAMP domain-containing sensor histidine kinase, with the protein MSALPAKVLPQTASFRDSKPSRSEGYEPHSYSELLQAFEDLQSQYQRCAGALAAAAHDLRTPLAIVSGYIELLLSGKVGPLSEQQRTITEDIRSNTARLADLISNFLTFSALETGKLGMRFELGDLNASLSELCNLWLPRFQQKKIAFYFLLSDQITSLVFDQLRVQRVVTNLLENAFKYTPAGGTVWLASEPYLLDRRSSRKEVTDDRRRTFASTANGVRVVVADTGPGIAAEFHQEIFNDFFHMASSQDGPEGMGLGLAICRRLIHAHGGKIWVESERGAGSKFCFFLPLTPEDGD; encoded by the coding sequence ATGTCAGCCCTGCCAGCTAAAGTCCTGCCACAAACCGCTTCATTTCGCGACTCGAAGCCGTCGCGTAGCGAAGGTTATGAGCCCCACAGTTACAGCGAACTCCTGCAAGCGTTTGAGGACTTGCAATCACAGTACCAGCGTTGCGCTGGAGCATTAGCCGCCGCCGCGCACGATTTGCGCACTCCTCTGGCGATCGTCAGTGGATATATCGAATTGCTGTTGAGTGGCAAAGTGGGTCCGCTTAGCGAACAGCAGCGAACCATTACCGAAGATATCCGCTCCAATACCGCCAGGCTAGCGGACCTGATTTCTAATTTTCTGACCTTCAGCGCGCTGGAGACCGGAAAATTGGGCATGCGGTTCGAGTTGGGCGACCTGAATGCTTCTCTTTCTGAATTATGTAACTTGTGGCTACCGCGGTTTCAGCAAAAAAAGATCGCGTTTTATTTTTTGCTGAGCGACCAAATCACTTCTTTGGTATTCGACCAGTTGCGGGTGCAACGCGTAGTTACTAACCTCCTGGAAAATGCCTTTAAGTACACGCCCGCTGGAGGAACAGTTTGGTTGGCGTCAGAACCCTACTTGCTGGATCGCCGCAGCAGCCGCAAGGAAGTCACCGACGATCGGCGGCGAACCTTTGCTTCCACGGCAAATGGGGTGCGAGTAGTAGTTGCCGACACCGGTCCCGGAATAGCCGCCGAGTTTCATCAAGAAATTTTCAATGATTTTTTTCATATGGCAAGCTCCCAGGATGGTCCGGAAGGTATGGGGCTAGGTCTGGCAATCTGCCGCCGATTAATTCACGCGCACGGCGGAAAAATATGGGTGGAAAGCGAGCGCGGCGCCGGCAGCAAGTTCTGCTTCTTCCTGCCGCTAACGCCCGAGGATGGCGATTAG